In the Carcharodon carcharias isolate sCarCar2 chromosome 8, sCarCar2.pri, whole genome shotgun sequence genome, CTGCTTAGATTTAACAACCAAAGGTAATAGAACCCTTTAGCAGATCTGTATTTttggggtctctgtctctctctctctctctagccctaaGCAGGACAGAATTATGTAAATCACCAATAGTGTATGGAAGATGCTGACTGAGATAAAAAAGAGAAATGATTGTCTCACCCCATCACTCTCCAGTTATCCTCAGGCATTGATTGAAAAGCAGGgtctggaaatctggaataaaaacagaaaatgctggaaatgctcagcaggttaggcagcgtgcgtggagagagagaaacagagtttcaggtcaatgacctttcatcagaactgggaaaagttaaacACGTGATAGGTTTTGAGTAAGGGGTAGGTGGGACGATGACAAACAGAAGGTCTGCGACAGGGTGGGAGACGGGAGTGATTGAAGGACAGAAGGGGTTGGGTCTTCCGGGGTCAAAGGGAAAGGTGCTGAGGCAAGAGAAAGAACAAAAGATGTGCCTGGAGCaggtgctgctgtctgaaagcaaaaataaggGAAGAACCAAAACAAGCAATGTCGACAAAATAAGGCGACAGAGTTTACAGCCTGAAATTGtggaactcagtgttgagtcctgaaggctgtgaagtgcccaaCTGAAAGGTGAGGTGATGCTCCTGGAGATCAGGCAGAGCTTAGCTGGAGCAGTGCAGCAGgcaaaggacagagaggtcagtgagcgaGCAAGGGAGGGATTTTATGTCCTGCGGATGTGTACCCGAcccaatcgggcgtaaaatcaTGTGGGCAAGACcgtgggcgagtgtcctgacgccATCCTGATGCTCGCCCGATATTTCGCTCGATGGGCGGGCGCAGAAGTCAGaagcgtgcccactgacaattaagggggggggggcaattgagctcattaatggcgcaattctcgccgatttttcgtggcctcgtccaaccttacggttggcctTTAAATTTTTCATCCATGCTCATCCACCgcgcggggtgaggtttccattgttaaattaaattcaaaataaaaatctgtgggcagcGTTTTTTAATCAGCTtctatgttcaggtgcctgactgGGTGATGCACGGACAGTTTTTTgttctgattttcaaaactttattttacGGTTTTTGGGTCTACCGTCCTCTGCCTCCAGAGAGCTTTCTTTCAgcgttcaccctcaccctcaccctcgccctcgccctcgccctcgccctcaccctcgccctcgccctcgccctcaccctcgccctcgccctcgtcctcaccctcaccctcgccctcaccctcaccctcaccctcaccctcaccctggtcctcaccctcgccctcgccctcaccctcgccctggccctcaccctcgccctggccctcaccctcgccctggtcctcaccctcaccctcgccctgGCCCTCACCCTGGCCCTCACCCTGGCCCTCACCCTggccctcaccctcgccctcgccctcgccctcaccctcgccctcaccctgGCCCACGCACTGGCCCACGCACTGGCCCACGCCCTCGCACTGGCCCACGCATTGGCCCACGCCCTCGCACTGGCCCACGCACTGGCCCACGCACTGGCCCACGCCCTCACACTGGCCCTCGCCCTGGTCCACGCCCTCGCCCTGGTCCATGCCCTCGCCCTGGTCCTCGCCCTCGCCCTGGTCcacgccctcgccctcgccctggTCCACGCCCTGGTCCTCGCCCTCGCCCTGGTCCACGCCCTGGTCCTCGCCCTTGCCCTGGCCCACGCCCTCGCCCTGGCCcacgccctcgccctcgccctggCCCTCGCCCTGGTCCACGCCCTCGCCCTGGTCCACGCCCTGGTCCTCGCCCTCGCCCTGGCCCACGCCCTCGCCCTGGCCCCGCCCTCGCCCTGGTCCTCGCCCTCGCCCTGGCCCACGCCCTCGCCCTGGCCCATGCCctcgccctggccctggccctcgcCCTGGCCCATGCCCACGCGTTGATGTCATCGCCCATCctccttccgccccccccccccccgcccccggcagtgctgagctcctCGGCGCACGCTTCCCACGGGCTGGCCGCTCATCGGCCAGCCCATGTGGAGTGGCGGCCGGGGTCCGATTGCAGCCGGCGGCCTGTTCAGCGGCCGATCCCGGGCCCGGCCGATCACGCCCTCCCCCTTGGCTGAAAATCCAGGCCTGGGCGGAGAGTTAAAATGGCGGGTCATTGGGAAGCTCGGGGTCACGTTTGGAGACAGGACGGAGATACTCCCGAAAGCCCCCGTTTATTTGTTTGTTTTGATTGAATTAAGATTTAGGTCAAGGTGAACTACAGCTCTGGTGTAGGAATGGGCAGACCACATATTTGTGACGTCAAATGGGGGAAGCGGCGTCAACAGTGTAGTTTTCCCAGAACGTGACCCTGGTCCTGGTTCAGCATAGAAGGGGCCCATTTGGCCAAGCGAGCTCATGCCTGTCTCCATAGAGAAAATCCAATCAGTTTAATCTcgtagtcctgcaagtttatcCTCCTCAAATCCAATTTCTTTTCAAAATCATTCGTAGGTTCCCCGTTCCCCCGTGTGGGGCCGGCCcgtgttgggagggctttaagaATGGCGGGCAGAGCCTGATTCTGGGCTTCCCAGCCCGGTTTCTGGTACCGGAAATCTTGAACGGGGCGCGGGATAACGGGAATAGTGGTGACCCTGCATTGAGCTGCCCTGACATCGCTGGCTCCAGTCCACAGGTGGGCATTGcagacccccccccacaacaccaacaattttcatggagttggtcCGGTGACATGGTTTACACCAGCTCAAAGACGTCATGTACCAAGGGGGAGCCCTGGTTTGGAGTCAGGACCCATATGGCAGATAGGTTCAAAATGTGTTGCCAACTTCACATCTCATAATGAAATGCCTGTTTGATAAACTATATGCTTTTGATACAGCAATTGATTGGGGCTTTGTTCTTAAAAGGCGTGACTATTAAATTAAACAGCATTATGAAAGTGGAAGAGCCTTCAGGTGCATTAGAGCATATTATCTACGGGATAAAATGCTCTTCTGCATTGCGTAATATTGAAATTCAGGTTTGactgtggctgggattttccagtcccaccagtgGCGGGAATTGTCACAGGTGTGAcggaaaatttgatggaccaaCCGCAGCAGGCGGAACTAGAAAACCATGGCCTGTGTCAATTCTCCTCTTTGTTTCATGTTTTCATTGAAGTTCTGCTCAGACAtccgtttcactgtttcaaagctGGAAGAGACGACTGAGCATCTGGCTGACTTCAAAGACGTTAATGTATTCAGCTCTGGAGGTTTCATTGATACAGT is a window encoding:
- the LOC121281406 gene encoding glycine-rich cell wall structural protein 1-like — protein: MTSTRGHGPGRGPGPGRGHGPGRGRGPGRGRGPGRGRGQGEGVGQGEGEDQGVDQGEGVDQGEGQGEGEGVGQGEGVGQGKGEDQGVDQGEGEDQGVDQGEGEGVDQGEGEDQGEGMDQGEGVDQGEGQCEGVGQCVGQCVGQCEGVGQCVGQCEGVGQCVGQCVGQGEGEGEGEGEGEGEGQGEGQGEGQGEGQGEGEGEDQGEGEGQGEGEGQGEGEGEGEGEDQGEGEGEGEGEGEGEGEDEGEGEGEGEGEGEGEGEGEGEGEGEGEGER